TAGACTTACAGATCttatttacttgtttttcAGTAAAGCTACTTCAGAAGTGGTTTCTTTTGTACAATTTTGTAGTGTGTTGTTATTGAAGATGCGCTTGCTGGAGTCCAAGCCGCACAAGCTGCGAACATGAGGTACATTACTTGTGTGACAGAATGTgcatgttaattttttttatttcgaATACAGacaatttgatttgatacAAAGAACTTCAAGATGTCACTGCAAAGTCTGTAGAATTTTAAGATTAGTGTTTTATGTCAAATTTATCCGTGTGCGCTATTCGTATTGCTTAGAATAAGCCTAGCTTGACTAATGTAGAACTAAGAAGTTCTAGCTTTATTAGCTCTGGAGTTAGATAACTTTATTCATTCTAAATATGCAGATGTATAGCCGTAAAAACTACTTTATCTGAAGCAATTCTTAAGGATGCTGGTCCTTCTATGATACGAGACGATATTGGAAACATCTCAATCAATGACATTCTCACTGGTGGCTCAGATTCTACCAGTATGTAGTCTCAAAGAAATTCGATGGAAAATATCGTTCTTTTCATGtgtattttatttcttgtttactccttttgaaaacttttgaaTAAAGGGGCTTTCTTTGTAACGAGATTACACATTTAAAACAATCTTTTCTGTAAATCCATGACCTTTTCTTCACCTACTTTATAGTGGCTTATACAGTTTCAACCTTTTCTCTTTACATGCTTGAGTACTTACGCAGGAAATTCCACAGCAATGCTTGAAGAGAACACGGTCAGCGACAAAACCAGCGCTAACGGGTAAGAAAGGTTCCTTTATCTAAACATTAATACCAAGTGAAAGTCATCTGGTTATCAAATCACAGTCATCATGCAAGTAGTTTGATGTTGAGAACCATAATAAGTTTAGGGCTTATGTTTATAATATGCAAACAGTTTATTCGAGCCACCTATGGAGAGAATCATTTATGATTACAATGTTACTGTTGAGGAATTCAAGAAAATGTTGGGACTATAGAATTTGAAGAAACCAGAAATATTTACTCATTAACTGGTTTAATCATTGGAGAATGAAACAAATGATATGGCATgtgaaaattttcatatacttGAGATTGCAGATGCAATTTTCCAACAGGTTTCAGGGCTCTCGACGAGATATACTGAGGTATGGGAGTCTTGGCATTGCTCTTTCTTGTGTCTACTTCGCCGCCACCAACTGGAAGGTAAACCAGAAAACATACATTCAAGAATAATTTTAGCTATCAAagcttttgtttgatttgctGTTTTATGTATAGGCAATGCAATATGCTTCTCCGAAAGCTTTGTGGAATGCATTGGTTGGAGCAAAAAGCCCTTCTTTTACACAGAACCAAGGTTTGGCCAATTGTCAAAATTTGCACgacattttttaaatatatgtttggaTACAAAATAACTTTCTGGATTGGTTAATTATCAACATAAATGgctataaacaaacaaatcttgGAGCAGAAAGTTTTTTACTAGAGAAGATATTTCTCAAGAACAATTCTGTATAGTTTTATTGTTACGGAATTTAGAAATAAAGGAAGCTACATGTTATTTTGTCTTACCTTTTGTAGGTGAAGGGAGAGTGCAACAGTTCGTCGATTACATTGCTGATCTAGAGAGCAAGTAAGTAGAACTATTTGATAATTATTCAATTTCAAACAATGCAAGGCAATAGTTTGATTATTCGGTAATTCCCTCGTTAAAAAGAGATTATCATATACAATAGATTACAGAAATATGGAATATCACTAGCGGGAAAAAGAAATGTGGATGATCTTCTGTTTTGATGTGGATGTTACTCTGtttctattgttttatttgtagGCAAACAGCTACAACTGTGCCAGAATTCCCATCTAAACTCGACTGGCTAAACACTGCCCCTCTCCAGTTTCGCCGGGTAAATTCTCGTTTAAAGTTATGTGAAGAGTTGATAACATAGATTTTTGCTTATTTACTGAACACCTGTTGAGGATTAGTTTTTCGAAGTAATTAAGAGGCTGTTGGTTTCAGCTCTAGGAACCGGAAGACATTAGATAAATTGCTTTGCATCAGCAAATACCAAATCTATATTTTGCATGTGAACTCTTGAGGAACAAACGGAGTCATATGCTTCTTAGtaactcttataattttttgtgcAGGATTTAAAAGGGAAAGTGGTTATACTTGATTTTTGGACCTATTGCTGCATAAACTGTATGCATGTATTACCGGATCTAGAGTTTCTTGAGAAGAAGTACAAGGATATGCCAGTGAGTCTTTACTATTGCTCCtctcttatattttattttggattttcaaGCAATTTAAATTTCACCTAGGATTGCCATCTGTGTGCAGTTCACCGTTGTGGGTGTACACTCGGCTAAGTTCGACAATGAGAAAGATTTAGATGCCATACGAAATGCAGTTCTTCGCTATGATATTAGCCACCCGGTAATTTCCATGTTCCAAATTTCgaaatttcttataaatgttttttgtgAAACTGATTACTTATGCCAATTCCTGGAGGTTTTTGTTCGTCTTGTTTTTGAACTAACTGTTCCGATGGAATGTAGTGATGGAATCACATTTCCTTATTGGAAAGACTTTAGCCGGTCAGAATTTCACATCATTTTCGCATTTTGTATACCACCAGTGTTTGTCATTAGCATTCTCCTTCAATGTTAAATGTTTGGATACTTTTTCAGTGCTATGTTATAActattattgataaattatttGCATTTCGCTTAATTAGTTATTTCTCTTACTTTAAAGGTTGTGAATGATGGAGACATGTACATGTGGAGAGAGCTTGGCATCAACTCGTGGCCTACATTTGCTGTTGTTTCTCCTAATGGCAAAGTCATTGCACAAATTGCCGGAGAAGGTCACCGCAAAGTAACAATTTGAACTCCTTGCTATGCCTTTTCTTTAGCAAGTCAAGACTCTCACGTTATTGCTAGATTTCATTTTGGAAAACACCAATGCTCTGTTTCTCGAAAACGTCCTTTATgtgaaaataaatagttaGTCAAATCACTTAACTGTTCTTCGGTGTTTTCCTTTGAAGGATCTTGATGACGTGGTGGCGGCAGCTCTGACATATTATGGTGGAAAGAATGTATTAGACAGTACTCCGCTTCCAACACGTTTGGAGAAAGACAACGATCCACGTTTGGCCACGTCTCCGTTGAAATTTCCGGGAAAGTTGGCTATTGATACTCTTAATAACAGGCTATTCATCTCAGACAGTAACCATAACCGTATTGTATGTCCTAGCCTCTTTCTGTAACCCTTGCTATCTCTTCTTGTTATCTAATATCAATATTCTGTGTGATTTTCAGATTGTAACTGATCTCGAAGGAAATTTCATAGTCCAAATTGGCAGCAGTGGAGAAGAAGGTTTCCAAGATGGTTCCTTCGAAGATGCTGCATTTAATCGTCCTCAGGTACATATGATATAGTCTCACTTTGTATTAGTTGTTCATCGATAGATTCGTTGTTGCATACATGATTGTATTTTTTCAGGGACTAGCTTATAATgctaagaagaatcttctttaTGTTGCTGACACCGAGAATCATGCTTTGAGGTATGTAACTATGTCTTCTAATGCAAGTAGGAATCTTAAACTTTTGGTTCGGCATCTTATTTTGGAGTTTCATTAATTGTTGTTGGTAGAGAGATTGATTTTGTCAACGAGAGAGTACAGACTCTGGCTGGTAATGGAACTAAAGGCTCAGACTACCAAGGTGGAAGAAAAGGAACCAAACAGGCAAGTGACTTGATTCAAAACATAGGTTTCTTTTCACATAACTCAAGCCGTTTCTTTTCAGATATATGtagaattattaatttattgaatcTGCAATATTCTCGAGAATAAGAACATTGTTGGACTATGAAATTTTCAGCTTTTGAATTCTCCTTGGGACGTATGCTTTGAGCCGGTGAATGAGAAGGTATACATTGCAATGGCAGGTCAGCACCAGATTTGGGAATACAGTGTGCTTGATGGTATTACTCGAGTTTTCAGTGGAAATGGTTATGAAAGAAACCTCAACGGTTCCACGTATGTATACACTAGATTTTGAAATTACTTATTACTTGACGTGTGTCCTTTACTTATGCTATATTTTATGTGTTGATGCAGCCCTCAGACTACATCATTTGCTCAGCCATCAGGAATCTCATTAGGCCCTGGTAATTACTACAAACTTCAAACTTGTCACTTCTATCACCAATTTTATTGAGTTCTATGTGTAATGTGAATGTAGATTTGAAAGAAGCATATATTGCTGATAGCGAGAGCAGTTCTATTCGTGCCCTTGATCTTCAAACTGGAGGATCAAGATTACTTGCGGGTGGTGATCCGTATTTCTCTGAGAATCTTTTCAAGGTAATGAGTTGATTCGTCTTATCCATCTCGACACATTAGTCTCTAACATGTGGAAATTCTTGAACAGTTTGGAGACAATGATGGCGTGGGAGCAGAAGTTCTCCTACAACACCCGCTAGGTGTATTATGCGCAAATGATGGTCAAATATATCTAACTGATAGCTATAACCACAAGGTAACTTCATTTGGGAAATCCAAGAAAACATCTGTCGATATGAATATGAACCAAAGAGAGTGCGGGACTTATATGATTAATGTGATAGAGAATTCCTCTATTGGATGGATCTCGCGGATTACCATGAACTTAG
This sequence is a window from Arabidopsis thaliana chromosome 1 sequence. Protein-coding genes within it:
- a CDS encoding haloacid dehalogenase-like hydrolase family protein, yielding MFDAIVSADAFENLKPAPDIFLAAAKILGVPTSECVVIEDALAGVQAAQAANMRCIAVKTTLSEAILKDAGPSMIRDDIGNISINDILTGGSDSTRNSTAMLEENTVSDKTSANGFQGSRRDILRYGSLGIALSCVYFAATNWKAMQYASPKALWNALVGAKSPSFTQNQGEGRVQQFVDYIADLESKQTATTVPEFPSKLDWLNTAPLQFRRDLKGKVVILDFWTYCCINCMHVLPDLEFLEKKYKDMPFTVVGVHSAKFDNEKDLDAIRNAVLRYDISHPVVNDGDMYMWRELGINSWPTFAVVSPNGKVIAQIAGEGHRKDLDDVVAAALTYYGGKNVLDSTPLPTRLEKDNDPRLATSPLKFPGKLAIDTLNNRLFISDSNHNRIIVTDLEGNFIVQIGSSGEEGFQDGSFEDAAFNRPQGLAYNAKKNLLYVADTENHALREIDFVNERVQTLAGNGTKGSDYQGGRKGTKQLLNSPWDVCFEPVNEKVYIAMAGQHQIWEYSVLDGITRVFSGNGYERNLNGSTPQTTSFAQPSGISLGPDLKEAYIADSESSSIRALDLQTGGSRLLAGGDPYFSENLFKFGDNDGVGAEVLLQHPLGVLCANDGQIYLTDSYNHKIKKLDPVTKRVVTLAGTGKAGFKDGKVKGAQLSEPAGLAITENGRLFVADTNNSLIRYIDLNKGEDSEILTLELKGVQPPTPKAKSLKRLRKRASADTKIVKVDSVTSREGDLNLKISLPDGYHFSKEARSKFVVDVEPENAVAIDPTEGTLSPEGSTMLHFIQSSTSASVGKISCKVYYCKEDEVCLYQSVQFEVPFKVESELSASPTITFTVTPRAPDAGGLQLQGTR
- a CDS encoding haloacid dehalogenase-like hydrolase family protein (haloacid dehalogenase-like hydrolase family protein; FUNCTIONS IN: hydrolase activity, oxidoreductase activity, catalytic activity; INVOLVED IN: metabolic process, cell redox homeostasis; LOCATED IN: chloroplast, chloroplast stroma; EXPRESSED IN: 23 plant structures; EXPRESSED DURING: 14 growth stages; CONTAINS InterPro DOMAIN/s: Haloacid dehydrogenase/epoxide hydrolase (InterPro:IPR005833), Low-density lipoprotein receptor, class B (YWTD) repeat (InterPro:IPR000033), Thioredoxin fold (InterPro:IPR012335), Six-bladed beta-propeller, TolB-like (InterPro:IPR011042), Haloacid dehalogenase-like hydrolase (InterPro:IPR005834), Thioredoxin-like (InterPro:IPR017936), NHL repeat (InterPro:IPR001258), Thioredoxin-like fold (InterPro:IPR012336), Redoxin (InterPro:IPR013740), HAD-superfamily hydrolase, subfamily IA, variant 3 (InterPro:IPR006402); BEST Arabidopsis thaliana protein match is: NHL domain-containing protein (TAIR:AT3G07060.1); Has 23445 Blast hits to 20574 proteins in 2565 species: Archae - 340; Bacteria - 17044; Metazoa - 1036; Fungi - 332; Plants - 721; Viruses - 3; Other Eukaryotes - 3969 (source: NCBI BLink).), with translation MALKLTSPPSVFSQSRRLSSSSLIPIRSKSTFTGFRSRTGVYLSKTTALQSSTKLSVAAESPAATIATDDWGKVSAVLFDMDGVLCNSEDLSRRAAVDVFTEMGVEVTVDDFVPFMGTGEAKFLGGVASVKEVKGFDPDAAKERFFEIYLDKYAKPESGIGFPGALELVTECKNKGLKVAVASSADRIKVDANLKAAGLSLTMFDAIVSADAFENLKPAPDIFLAAAKILGVPTSECVVIEDALAGVQAAQAANMRCIAVKTTLSEAILKDAGPSMIRDDIGNISINDILTGGSDSTRNSTAMLEENTVSDKTSANGFQGSRRDILRYGSLGIALSCVYFAATNWKAMQYASPKALWNALVGAKSPSFTQNQGEGRVQQFVDYIADLESKQTATTVPEFPSKLDWLNTAPLQFRRDLKGKVVILDFWTYCCINCMHVLPDLEFLEKKYKDMPFTVVGVHSAKFDNEKDLDAIRNAVLRYDISHPVVNDGDMYMWRELGINSWPTFAVVSPNGKVIAQIAGEGHRKDLDDVVAAALTYYGGKNVLDSTPLPTRLEKDNDPRLATSPLKFPGKLAIDTLNNRLFISDSNHNRIIVTDLEGNFIVQIGSSGEEGFQDGSFEDAAFNRPQGLAYNAKKNLLYVADTENHALREIDFVNERVQTLAGNGTKGSDYQGGRKGTKQLLNSPWDVCFEPVNEKVYIAMAGQHQIWEYSVLDGITRVFSGNGYERNLNGSTPQTTSFAQPSGISLGPDLKEAYIADSESSSIRALDLQTGGSRLLAGGDPYFSENLFKFGDNDGVGAEVLLQHPLGVLCANDGQIYLTDSYNHKIKKLDPVTKRVVTLAGTGKAGFKDGKVKGAQLSEPAGLAITENGRLFVADTNNSLIRYIDLNKGEDSEILTLELKGVQPPTPKAKSLKRLRKRASADTKIVKVDSVTSREGDLNLKISLPDGYHFSKEARSKFVVDVEPENAVAIDPTEGTLSPEGSTMLHFIQSSTSASVGKISCKVYYCKEDEVCLYQSVQFEVPFKVESELSASPTITFTVTPRAPDAGGLQLQGTR
- a CDS encoding haloacid dehalogenase-like hydrolase family protein; translated protein: MALKLTSPPSVFSQSRRLSSSSLIPIRSKSTFTGFRSRTGVYLSKTTALQSSTKLSVAAESPAATIATDDWGKVSAVLFDMDGVLCNSEDLSRRAAVDVFTEMGVEVTVDDFVPFMGTGEAKFLGGVASVKEVKGFDPDAAKERFFEIYLDKYAKPESGIGFPGALELVTECKNKGLKVAVASSADRIKVDANLKAAGLSLTMFDAIVSADAFENLKPAPDIFLAAAKILGVPTSECVVIEDALAGVQAAQAANMRCIAVKTTLSEAILKDAGPSMIRDDIGNISINDILTGGSDSTRNSTAMLEENTVSDKTSANGFQGSRRDILRYGSLGIALSCVYFAATNWKAMQYASPKALWNALVGAKSPSFTQNQGEGRVQQFVDYIADLESKQTATTVPEFPSKLDWLNTAPLQFRRDLKGKVVILDFWTYCCINCMHVLPDLEFLEKKYKDMPFTVVGVHSAKFDNEKDLDAIRNAVLRYDISHPVVNDGDMYMWRELGINSWPTFAVVSPNGKVIAQIAGEGHRKDLDDVVAAALTYYGGKNVLDSTPLPTRLEKDNDPRLATSPLKFPGKLAIDTLNNRLFISDSNHNRIIVTDLEGNFIVQIGSSGEEGFQDGSFEDAAFNRPQGLAYNAKKNLLYVADTENHALREIDFVNERVQTLAGNGTKGSDYQGGRKGTKQLLNSPWDVCFEPVNEKVYIAMAGQHQIWEYSVLDGITRVFSGNGYERNLNGSTPQTTSFAQPSGISLGPDLKEAYIADSESSSIRALDLQTGGSRLLAGGDPYFSENLFKFGDNDGVGAEVLLQHPLGVLCANDGQIYLTDSYNHKIKKLDPVTKRVVTLAGTGKAGFKDGKVKGAQLSEPAGLAITENGNFLVLFNSY